Within Vicia villosa cultivar HV-30 ecotype Madison, WI linkage group LG1, Vvil1.0, whole genome shotgun sequence, the genomic segment gtcacttattacacttgatgacttggaggagatttttaagcatgatcaactaggcgtcaataacatgcactcatacattcggtaatattccctcatccgatatattatttaattagtcccacaatataatttatttacacatttcaatgaaaataatctaatgtttattatgtttttatttaaggttgttgtatgacagagtgttgcgcgggactccgttgtctaacagattccgtttcgtgtcttccgcccactgcagcggaatggcaattgattcggaaccggaatcagttagacagtgcttagtagatagattcatgtccaccggcaatacagaatgtctgcatctttgggcgtataatactcgaccagtagggttagtttctcattctttgttcatctaatctctgtttcttttgtgtatagcaaaattttcatataacctattgtttttatttatagagcacactggttgctgcttgctatcaaccctataagggaagtcgtgtattatctgaattcggtaaatggtgaatggaccaattatccggccatgaaggacatcgttgatttgtaagtgggatcgttctaaatatatattcgtgtatatttatatatatatatttacttatttgtggaattgatctaaacatatgcttttatatatttgttaattagatcaatacaagtgttccgaagtcaacgggacgcacaggtatcccgaactaaatctagcaacattacttggatccaagtgcaggtacattatttttcacaatgttgcttataatatatttatgctacttgataaaacaatgcacaactatagaatcttatttgtttttctatgtagtgcccGCAACagaaaacagttacgattgcggatactttgtattgaggtttatgaaagaaatccttcaggcaaatcaattagagattccgatcacggtatgaatttataacttaagataatttcatataatttattacatttaactaaatgtatcattcatattttgtttttgttttgtagtaccttgacgaattccgtgccactggatacccgagacttaagttggaagaaataaaagaggatttgtgtcatttttatattaagcgctttttcatgtaggatttgtgtcgaattgaagtactataatattattgatgttgtaatgatgtatatatataatattggatattataatggtattatattagtatatatatatatattgtcttactgatggctgaaataatatagtcgaaaataaattacaggtcgaaaatattacaggctgaaaacatattacaggtcgaaaatattacaggtcgactgggaggattaaattacaggctgcacattaaaatacctcatttagctactaaagcgctttttaaaaaagcgctcttaaaggaccacatactaaagcgcttctttttaaaagcgctgccaaagattactaaaaaagcaaaaaaaaaaaaaaaacaacatactaaagcgcttttgtaaaagcgctcttatagggggggctataagagcgctttttctggaaaaagcgctcttaaagcccaccctataagagcgcttttataaaagcgctttagtatgttgcgtttttttttttaattttttctctcacaggtgggcctatcacagcgcttttctggaaaaagcgcacttaaaggggggcctaccagagcgcttttacctgaaaagcgctcttaaaggggggcctacaagagcgctttttcaagaaaagcgctcttataggggggcctaccagagcgcttttaaaagcgctttcgtagcctatgccagcgctggctttggcagcgctttaaagcgctgttaaaggccaaaaaaagcgctttaaaagcccttcctcgttgtagtgcaatcagaacttgaggagaactaacaagaaaggacccaagaaaatgtgggtacctaaggataagattattcctattgcagatatccttggctgcaaaaaggacacagcacaacatgtcatggtacctggactctggatgctcacgacacatgacaggaagaaggtctatgttccaagacctggtgcttaagtctggaggagaagtcaagtttggaggagatcagaagggcaagataattggctctggaactataaagtctggtaattctccttccatttctaatgtacttcttgtagaaggattaacacataacctcttatctatcagtcaattgagtgacaatggttatgatataatctttaatcaaaagtactgcaaggctgtaaatcagaaggatggctcaatcctatttacaggcaagaggaagaataacatttataagacagatctgcaagatcttatgagtcagaaggtgacttgtcttatgtctgtttttgaagagcagtgggtctggcacagaagattaggtcatgctagtttgagaaagatttctcagattaacaaactggatcttgtcagaggactccctaatctgaaattcaaatcagatgctctttgtgaagcatgtcagaagggcaagttctccaaacctgcattcaagtccaagaatgttgtttctacctcaaggccattagaactcctgcacattgatctgtttggcccagtcaaaacagcatctgtcagaggaaagaaatatggattagtcatcgtagatgattatagtcgctggacgtgggtaaaattcttgaaacacaaggatgagactcattcagtgttctttgatttctgcattcagattcaatctgaaaaagagtgtaaaatcataaaggtcagaagtgatcatggtggtgaatttgagaacagatcctttgaagaattcttcaaagagaatggtattgcccatgatttctcttgtcctagaactccacagcaaaatggagttgtagaacgaaagaataggactctgcaagaaatggccagaaccatgatcaatgaaaccaatatggctaagcatttctgggcagaagcaataaacactgcatgctatattcagaatagaatctctatcagacctattctaaataagactccctatgaattgtggaagaataaaaagcccaac encodes:
- the LOC131660457 gene encoding uncharacterized protein LOC131660457; translated protein: MVDMSDLTDGAAREIVMDESVFGIEFKSLITLDDLEEIFKHDQLGVNNMHSYIRLLYDRVLRGTPLSNRFRFVSSAHCSGMAIDSEPESVRQCLVDRFMSTGNTECLHLWAYNTRPVGAHWLLLAINPIREVVYYLNSVNGEWTNYPAMKDIVDLSIQVFRSQRDAQVSRTKSSNITWIQI